The Bacillaceae bacterium IKA-2 DNA window CAAAAAAGAGAAGCAATTGAAAAAGCATATACAGATGTTGTACCAAAAGGTGCACCTTCTTGGCAAAAAAGTGGAGATTTATTGGAATGGCTAAAAAGATTTGATAAATAAAATAGTGTTTGCGTTGCAGATAATGTAAAGTAAAACAGCGAGGGATCCTTTACTTACGGTTATTTAACAGCCTTACTTTACATTATCATATACTTTTCATTACCCTTCTAATGTAAAGCTTTGCATTAGAAGGGTCATGTGGAGGGCAGCGTGAAGATAATTAGGAACAAAGCATTTGCGTTAACTTATAAGTTTAAGACATTCGATGATGCACGTGAATACTTGAATACTATATTGATAGAACTCAATAAAGACAGCACTATTTCTGAAGAAATAAAACATCTTCAACCTACAAAACCAAAGCTTGATCTTGCAACAGTTACAGTGCAAAAACCAAATAAATATAGTTTTGTACGAGTTGATAACAACCACTATTCAGTACCGGAGTATCTTGTAGGACGCTTAATAACAATCAAGAAATATTACGACACAATAGGCTTTTATTCAAACAACATACTCGTTTGTGAACACAAAAAAATAGATGGTACTAACGAGATAAGTATTAAAATTAAACATTACTTAAACTCATTAAACAAAAAACCAGGTGCAATCAAGAACTCCCACGCTCTAAAAAGCATACCAAGGTTAAAAGCCATCTATGATACTAATTTTAGCAGAAACAAGAAAAAATTCATAGAGATCATTCAAGAAAATGATGATAAACCAATCGAAGAAATACTATTGATTCTAGAAACATACAATAAATCTCATATCGATATTATTCCATCTATGCACATAGATAAAACTGCACTTAGCAACATCGCTACAAGGCAAGTATCTAGATATAACGAATTATGTTTCTCGGAGGTGGAATAAATGCAAATACAAGAAATGGCCCATATACTAAAATTACCCTATATAAAAACCAATTATCAAATGCTTCTTGATGAAGCAAACCATACAAACATGACCCACCGAGAGCTGATAAGTCGTCTACTCGAAAGAGAATTAGAACTAAGGCTTGAGAATGGTTTAAAACATAGACTCAGAAGGGCTAAATTCCCTCTTAACAAGTACTTAGAAGACTTCGACAAGAGTAAGTACCATAAGAAATTTATACCGAAATTCGAAGAACTAGAAACGTTGCAGTTCATTGAAAATAAAGAAAATATAATCTTAATAGGATCTCCTGGCTGCGGGAAATCACATTATAGTATTGGGCTTGGTATTAAGGCGTGTTTGGAAGGCAAAAGTGTATTGTTTATCTCTGTACCTAACTTAATAATAGAGTTAAAAGAAGCAATGAGTGAAAGCAAACTATCGCAATATAAAACCAAATTTGAAAAGTACAGTCTTGTCGTTTTAGATGAACTGGGATACGTATCATTTGACAAAATTGGTTGTGAAATACTATTTAATTTATTATCAAATAGAAACGATAAAGGATCAATAATCATAACAACAAACTTGGCTTTTGATCGCTGGGAAGAGATTTTTAAAGACCCGATGCTTACTGGTGCAATTGTAGATAGACTTGCTCACAAATCACATATCTTAGATATTTCACGAGAAGTAAGTCACCGATTTGAAGAGACAATGTCATGGCTAAAACCAACTAAATAAGTGGACCTTTTTTCAACTGATTCGTGGACCGCTTTTGAGTTGACAAATACAACGCTGCCGACTGCTTCAACGATTACGCCGTATTCAGAGAAGCTAATGATGTTCCATACAGCCACATTAAATTCGGTCGGAATTGGACATTATGGTAGAAGTCTCGGTTTGAGTCCGAGACGTGATTTGGGAGCTAATTACCTGCGACTTTCGGCGGAGATTGCCCTTTATGCGGAAGACGGAACGAATATCATGATTGACAACGGTTGGTTAGAGCAACCACCACAGGCAACCGACAGAGACCAGTTAAATAAAAATCAAAAACAATAATTTTTTTGGATCTTAGTGAAGTTAATAATACAATTAACTATCAGATCAGGTTACATCTAGTTTAAAATATATTATTTCAACTCGAGGTAACTTGATTTGGCCGAAGATACTGAATTTTGAGATTCCTAAATCAAAAAAAAGCATTCAGCCCATTTTACGAGCGGAATGCCTATTTAATACAAGGTCTATTTCAATAAAAATTGGTTGTCATGATACTTGTTCAACTTTATTTGCTGTCTTATAACGGTACACAAAATCAATTACTTTCGTGGCGATCCATTGACAGATAATCGCTAGTATGATGATGCGCCAATCCTTAACGATTGATATCGATAAAAAAATCAGTGAATTCATCCAAAATAGCGATTTATCAGGTGGTTTATTTCGGTACTTTTCGATTAATAAAGCTGCAATAGCCATTCCACCTGAAGATGAGCCGTGCCTAAACAATACCCCTACTCCACAACCAAAAATAACTGCTCCGATAACTAAATCGACTAATAATAAATGACTCGTCACGCCTGTCAGTTCAGTAAATTCCAAGATGGAAATTGTTAGTGAAGTGATCGTGACTGAATAAATAGTCGCTAACGTTTTCTTTTTACCTAGCCATTTAACTGCTACTAAAAGTAATGTGAAATTAAACAACCACAGCGATACACCGTTGGAAAGCTGGAAAAAATAATTCATTAAAATTGCAACTCCAGCCGCACCACCAGAAGGGATATCATATGGAAAAAGAAACATGGCCATTGCCAAGCCTTGTAACATTGCACCAAAGCTTATAAAAGTTAATGTCTTCAACTAGATCAACCCGCTTCTAAATTTCGTTTTCATTGAGAATACTTCAAAAAAAAATAGTCTAAAAACCTGAGTATACTACTACTCAGGTTTTTTGTTTTCCTCATCTTTTTTTCGTTGTTCCCAAAGATCAATGATTGCTCCATCCTTAGTTATATCAATAATAAAAGAACCGTTACTATAACGATCACTAGCTCTTATTTGACTAGCTTCAACTATTTCTTCGAGACCTTTATCCGTCTTTAAATGGAAAATCGATTTGTTATCGGCTTTCTTTAAGGCAATTAAGCGGTGTGGATTACTTTTTAACTCTCGTAACATGATTAAGCCACGTTTTGCCCGGGACGATTTCTCAAATTCTGTTACATTCATCTTCTTAAAAGCACCGCGATGGGTCACGACGAATAAGTGTTGTTTTTCCTGGTTATTTAAGGTAAAGCCACTGATGAGATCGTCACCTGCTTTTAAGTTTATTCCTTTTACTCCTGTCGCCCTTTGACCGACAACACTAATTTCAGCTTCTTCAAACAATAGGCCATAGCCAAATGCGGTAGAGATAAACACATCTTGAGAACCATCTGTTAAATGCAAGTCAACAACGACATCATCCTGTTTTAATTTTAATGCCATAAGCGGTTTTGAGTGCCTTTGGGCCTGATATTCAGAAATTGCGGTTCGTTTTGCCATTCCGCTTTTCGTAAAGAAAATCAGATATTGATCATCTTTAAATTCCTTGATCGGAATTGCCTTTATAATTTCATCGCCACGTTCTAAAGGGACGATATTAGCAACGTGTTGACCAAGGTCTTTCCAACGAATATCCGGAAGTTGACGAACTGGGATAAATAAATAATTTCCTTTTGAAGAAAAAATCAATAAAGTATCCGTTGTACTCGTCTCAAATTGTCCGATAGCCCGGTCCCCTTCTTTCATACCGAAAGGATCACCGTTAGAAGCTGTAAAAGAGCGTACACTTGTTCTCTTTACATACCCTTCCTTTGTTACTGTTACGATCACCTCTTCGGGAGGAAGTAATACTTCAAAGTCTATTTTAATTTCTTCAATCTCTGCTTCAATTACGGTTCGACGTTCATCATTAAACGTCTTCTTAATCGTCAGAAGATCCTTTTTAATTACTTGAATCAGCTTTTTGGGACTACTTAGGATCTCAGTTAATTGAGTGATTTTTTTATCTAACTCATCACTTTCTTTTTGTAAAGTCGTTACGTCAGTATTTGTTAATCGATACAGCTGTAAAGATACGATCGCTTCTGCTTGAGCATCTGTAAATTGGAACTTACTCATTAAGTTATCTTTCGCATCTCGCTTATCTTTAGAAGCTCGAATGGCTGCAATAACTTCATCTAAAATTGAGATGGCGCGAATTAAGCCTTCAACAATATGCTTTCTTTCTTCTGATTTTAGAAGTTCATGAGCAGAACGACGGGTTATCACTTCTTTTTGGTGGTTAATATACGCTTCTAAAAGCTGTTTTAGTCCTAATAGTACCGGACGTTTATTAAATATAGCAACCATATTAAAGTTATATGTAATTTGTAGGTCTGTATTTTTATATAAATAATTTAAAATTGCTTCAGCATTTGCATCCTTTTTTAATTCGATGACGATCCTTAGTCCTGTGCGATCAGTATCATCACGAACTTCAGCAATCCCCTCTACTTTTTTATCAAAGCGAATTTCGTCCATTTTTTTGACGAGGTTAGATTTGACGATCTCAAAAGGAATTTCGGTAATGATTATTTGCTGTTTTCCGCCACGAATCGTATCAATTTCTGATTTGCAGCGAACGACGACTTTACCTTTACCAGTTTCATAAGCTTGACGAATTCCTTGGGCACCTTGAATTGTTCCACCAGTTGGAAAGTCCGGTCCTTTAACGATTTCCAAAAGCTCATTTAATGTGCAATTAGGGCTTTCCATTTGTAAAACTGCCGCATCAATGACTTCCCCTAATTGATGTGGTGGAATGTCTGTAGCATAACCTGCTGATATCCCGGTAGATCCATTTACAAGCAAGTTTGGAAACATCGCCGGCAAGACAACTGGTTCAGTATCAGAATCGTCAAAGTTAGGAATAAAATCAACGGTGTCCTTTTCAATATCACGCATCATCTGCGTCGAAATAGCTGCAAGACGTGCCTCTGTATAACGCATAGCAGCTGGCGGATCACCATCAATCGAACCATTATTACCATGCATTTGGACAAGTCCGTAGCGAACCTTCCAATCTTGGCTCATCCGGATCATGGCATCATAAACAGATGTGTCACCGTGAGGATGATAGTTACCAATTACGTTACCGACAGTTTTCGCTGATTTACGAAACGGTTTGTCAGCCGTATTTCCTTCTTTATGCATCGAGTATAATATTCTACGCTGAACTGGCTTTAACCCATCTCTGGCATCAGGTAAAGCCCGTTCTTGAATAATGTATTTACTATAGCGACCAAATCGATCC harbors:
- the istB gene encoding IS21-like element helper ATPase IstB; amino-acid sequence: MQIQEMAHILKLPYIKTNYQMLLDEANHTNMTHRELISRLLERELELRLENGLKHRLRRAKFPLNKYLEDFDKSKYHKKFIPKFEELETLQFIENKENIILIGSPGCGKSHYSIGLGIKACLEGKSVLFISVPNLIIELKEAMSESKLSQYKTKFEKYSLVVLDELGYVSFDKIGCEILFNLLSNRNDKGSIIITTNLAFDRWEEIFKDPMLTGAIVDRLAHKSHILDISREVSHRFEETMSWLKPTK
- a CDS encoding DUF3231 family protein, encoding MTNTTLPTASTITPYSEKLMMFHTATLNSVGIGHYGRSLGLSPRRDLGANYLRLSAEIALYAEDGTNIMIDNGWLEQPPQATDRDQLNKNQKQ
- a CDS encoding YitT family protein yields the protein MKTLTFISFGAMLQGLAMAMFLFPYDIPSGGAAGVAILMNYFFQLSNGVSLWLFNFTLLLVAVKWLGKKKTLATIYSVTITSLTISILEFTELTGVTSHLLLVDLVIGAVIFGCGVGVLFRHGSSSGGMAIAALLIEKYRNKPPDKSLFWMNSLIFLSISIVKDWRIIILAIICQWIATKVIDFVYRYKTANKVEQVS
- the parC gene encoding DNA topoisomerase IV subunit A; protein product: MLQPDKYLDLPLEDVIGDRFGRYSKYIIQERALPDARDGLKPVQRRILYSMHKEGNTADKPFRKSAKTVGNVIGNYHPHGDTSVYDAMIRMSQDWKVRYGLVQMHGNNGSIDGDPPAAMRYTEARLAAISTQMMRDIEKDTVDFIPNFDDSDTEPVVLPAMFPNLLVNGSTGISAGYATDIPPHQLGEVIDAAVLQMESPNCTLNELLEIVKGPDFPTGGTIQGAQGIRQAYETGKGKVVVRCKSEIDTIRGGKQQIIITEIPFEIVKSNLVKKMDEIRFDKKVEGIAEVRDDTDRTGLRIVIELKKDANAEAILNYLYKNTDLQITYNFNMVAIFNKRPVLLGLKQLLEAYINHQKEVITRRSAHELLKSEERKHIVEGLIRAISILDEVIAAIRASKDKRDAKDNLMSKFQFTDAQAEAIVSLQLYRLTNTDVTTLQKESDELDKKITQLTEILSSPKKLIQVIKKDLLTIKKTFNDERRTVIEAEIEEIKIDFEVLLPPEEVIVTVTKEGYVKRTSVRSFTASNGDPFGMKEGDRAIGQFETSTTDTLLIFSSKGNYLFIPVRQLPDIRWKDLGQHVANIVPLERGDEIIKAIPIKEFKDDQYLIFFTKSGMAKRTAISEYQAQRHSKPLMALKLKQDDVVVDLHLTDGSQDVFISTAFGYGLLFEEAEISVVGQRATGVKGINLKAGDDLISGFTLNNQEKQHLFVVTHRGAFKKMNVTEFEKSSRAKRGLIMLRELKSNPHRLIALKKADNKSIFHLKTDKGLEEIVEASQIRASDRYSNGSFIIDITKDGAIIDLWEQRKKDEENKKPE